One Diospyros lotus cultivar Yz01 chromosome 1, ASM1463336v1, whole genome shotgun sequence genomic window carries:
- the LOC127799272 gene encoding probable sugar phosphate/phosphate translocator At3g11320: MSSSKGSSRLFTIGLVASWYSSNIGVLLLNKYLLSNYGFKYPIFLTMCHMTACSLLSYFAIAWMKTVPLQTLRSRVQFFKISALSLVFCASVVSGNISLRYLPVSFNQAIGATTPFFTAVFAYLMTLKREAWLTYVTLIPVVTGVIIASGGEPSFHLFGFIMCIGATAARALKSVLQGILLSSEGEKLNSMNLLLYMAPIAVVFLLPATLFMEENVVGITIALAKNDIRIIWYLLFNSALAYFVNLTNFLVTKHTSALTLQVLGNAKGAVAVVVSILIFKNPVSVTGMLGYTLTVIGVILYSEAKKRSK, from the exons ATGTCGTCGAGCAAGGGCTCCAGCCGCCTGTTCACGATCGGGCTGGTGGCCTCCTGGTACTCCTCCAACATTGGGGTTTTGCTGCTCAACAAGTACTTGCTCAGCAACTATGGCTTCAAGTACCCCATCTTTCTCACCATGTGTCACATGACGGCTTGCTCTCTCCTCAGCTACTTCGCCATTGCCTGGATGAAGACGGTGCCGCTGCAGACGCTTCGATCGCGCGTCCAATTCTTCAAGATTTCCGCTCTCAGCCTCGTCTTCTGTGCCTCTGTCGTTAGCGGCAACATCTCGCTCCGGTATTTGCCTGTGTCTTTCAACCAGGCCATTGGCGCCACCACGCCGTTTTTCACTGCCGTCTTTGCTTATTTGATGACGTTGAAGAGGGAGGCCTGGCTTACTTATGTCACCCTCATTCCTGTTGTTACTGGTGTGATAATCGCCAGCGGG GGTGAGCCAAGTTTCCATCTTTTTGGATTTATAATGTGCATTGGTGCTACGGCTGCAAGGGCACTTAAATCAGTTCTTCAAGGGATTTTGCTTTCTTCCGAAGG gGAAAAACTTAATTCTATGAACCTCCTCTTGTACATGGCTCCAATAGCTGTTGTATTTCTACTTCCTGCAACACTCTTCATGGAAGAAAATGTAGTCGGCATTACCATAGCCCTTGCGAAAAATGATATCAGGATTATTTGGTATCTGCTCTTCAATTCTGCCTTGGCATATTTCGTTAATCTAACCAATTTTCTGGTCACAAAGCATACAAGTGCTTTGACTCTACAG GTACTAGGAAACGCGAAAGGTGCCGTGGCAGTGGTTGTCTCAAtcttaatattcaaaaatccCGTCTCAGTTACTGGAATGCTCGGCTACACCCTTACAGTCATTGGAGTAATCCTATACAGCGAAGCCAAAAAGCGCAGCAAGTGA
- the LOC127799273 gene encoding LIM domain-containing protein WLIM2b-like: MSFIGTQQKCKACEKTVYPVELLSADGVPYHKSCFKCSHCKGTLKLSNYSSMEGVLYCKPHFEQLFKETGNFNKNFQSPAKSAEKLTPELTRSPSKAASMFSGTQEKCATCGKTAYPLEKVTVESQTYHKSCFKCSHGGCAITPSNYAALEGILYCKHHFSQLFKEKGSYNHLLIKSASMKRPTPSVPDA, from the exons ATGTCTTTCATCGGCACACAACAAAAGTGCAAGGCCTGTGAGAAGACTGTTTATCCTGTTGAGCTGTTGTCTGCTGATGGAGTTCCTTATCATAAGTCGTGCTTTAAGTGCAGTCACTGCAAAGGAACGCTCAAG CTGAGCAATTACTCCTCAATGGAAGGTGTTCTATACTGTAAGCCTCACTTCGAGCAGCTTTTCAAGGAGACGGGCAACTTCAACAAGAACTTCCAATCAC CTGCAAAGTCAGCTGAGAAGTTAACTCCAGAGCTG ACAAGGTCGCCTAGCAAAGCGGCCAGCATGTTTTCTGGGacacaagaaaaatgtgcaacttGCGGTAAAACGGCTTATCCACTTGAGAAG GTAACTGTGGAGAGCCAGACCTATCATAAGTCATGTTTCAAGTGCTCTCACGGTGGCTGTGCCATAACTCCCTCCAATTATGCAGCCCTTGAGGGTATTTTGTATTGTAAACACCACTTTTCCCAGCTCTTTAAGGAGAAAGGAAGCTACAACCATCTCCTCATCAAATCGGCATCAATGAAGCGCCCGACACCCTCTGTTCCAGACGCATGA
- the LOC127791523 gene encoding uncharacterized protein At2g39920 isoform X1 has translation MSAYGHQMEGEYSSPSLSSRESSEMGSHYVMESGFYMTSFAATIFIAGLVTVGVLLITLLIALTVMLQSCESRSAGLVEISRPNDSYNYCKILSLQAELNGLDVDDLPEICKTATIQYIKQGHYARDLNLTVAIAEHYFDSVKPLEGGMDLVLIDIDDFFPSSSHYTDPLQSRFSQFGCYDCVKEANNLKHFFILKLYIRLRAGGWSLILLSRRPEKQRNDTIENLIYAGYGGWSSLIMRLDDEMQMDTHEYFSRLRSKLQMQGVHITAVISSRMDALTGLYSGKRVFKFPNPVYQNLENYSLRMNLPK, from the exons ATGTCTGCCTACGGCCATCAAATGGAGGGGGAATATTCCAGCCCGAGTCTTTCTAGTAGAGAGAGTTCTG AGATGGGAAGCCATTACGTAATGGAATCAGGATTTTACATGACGTCTTTTGCTGCAACTATCTTCATTGCTGGACTTGTAACAGTCGGGGTTTTATTAATCACTTTGCTGATTGCATTAACAGTGATGCTGCAGTCCTGTGAAAGCAGGAGTGCAGGACTTGTTGAGATATCAAGACCAAATGACAGTTACAATTATTGCAAGATCCTTTCTCTGCAGGCTGAGCTCAATGGATTGGATGTGGATGATTTGCCTGAAATCTGTAAGACTGCTACCATTCAATACATAAAACAAGGTCACTATGCAAGAGATTTAAATCTTACAGTGGCGATAGCTGAACACTATTTTGATAGTGTCAAACCATTAGAGGGTGGTATGGACTTGGTGCTGATAGACATTGATGACTTCTTTCCCTCAAGTTCTCATTACACTGATCCACTTCAGTCTCG ATTCAGTCAGTTTGGTTGTTATGATTGCGTTAAGGAGGCAAACAATCTGAAACACTTTTTCATCCTGAAACTGTACATAAGACTTCGCGCTGGTGGCTGGTCATTGATTTTGTTATCAAGGAGGCCTGAGAAACAACGGAATGACACCATAGAGAACCTTATTTATGCAGGTTATGGTGGTTGGTCTTCATTGATTATGAG GTTGGACGACGAAATGCAAATGGATACTCACGAGTACTTTTCCAGACTAAGAAGCAAACTGCAGATGCAGGGCGTCCACATAACAGCTGTGATTAGCAGCCGGATGGATGCTTTAACAGGCCTGTATTCAGGAAAGCGCGTATTCAAGTTTCCAAACCCGGTTTATCAAAATCTAGAGAATTACTCATTGCGCATGAATCTGCCCAAATAG
- the LOC127791523 gene encoding uncharacterized protein At2g39920 isoform X2, with product MSAYGHQMEGEYSSPSLSSRESSEMGSHYVMESGFYMTSFAATIFIAGLVTVGVLLITLLIALTVMLQSCESRSAGLVEISRPNDSYNYCKILSLQAELNGLDVDDLPEICKTATIQYIKQGHYARDLNLTVAIAEHYFDSVKPLEGGMDLVLIDIDDFFPSSSHYTDPLQSRFSQFGCYDCVKEANNLKHFFILKLYIRLRAGGWSLILLSRRPEKQRNDTIENLIYAGYGGWSSLIMRSHQLRVSCACKILYWFFRQSKSCNQSLVVPCLTYSPLWLRGMH from the exons ATGTCTGCCTACGGCCATCAAATGGAGGGGGAATATTCCAGCCCGAGTCTTTCTAGTAGAGAGAGTTCTG AGATGGGAAGCCATTACGTAATGGAATCAGGATTTTACATGACGTCTTTTGCTGCAACTATCTTCATTGCTGGACTTGTAACAGTCGGGGTTTTATTAATCACTTTGCTGATTGCATTAACAGTGATGCTGCAGTCCTGTGAAAGCAGGAGTGCAGGACTTGTTGAGATATCAAGACCAAATGACAGTTACAATTATTGCAAGATCCTTTCTCTGCAGGCTGAGCTCAATGGATTGGATGTGGATGATTTGCCTGAAATCTGTAAGACTGCTACCATTCAATACATAAAACAAGGTCACTATGCAAGAGATTTAAATCTTACAGTGGCGATAGCTGAACACTATTTTGATAGTGTCAAACCATTAGAGGGTGGTATGGACTTGGTGCTGATAGACATTGATGACTTCTTTCCCTCAAGTTCTCATTACACTGATCCACTTCAGTCTCG ATTCAGTCAGTTTGGTTGTTATGATTGCGTTAAGGAGGCAAACAATCTGAAACACTTTTTCATCCTGAAACTGTACATAAGACTTCGCGCTGGTGGCTGGTCATTGATTTTGTTATCAAGGAGGCCTGAGAAACAACGGAATGACACCATAGAGAACCTTATTTATGCAGGTTATGGTGGTTGGTCTTCATTGATTATGAG GAGCCATCAGTTGAGGGTGAGTTGTGCATGCAAGATCCTGTATTGGTTTTTCAGACAGTCCAAATCATGCAATCAAAGTTTGGTTGTGCCCTGTTTGACGTATTCTCCACTTTGGCTCAGAGGCATGCACTAG